The following coding sequences lie in one Periophthalmus magnuspinnatus isolate fPerMag1 chromosome 24, fPerMag1.2.pri, whole genome shotgun sequence genomic window:
- the reps1 gene encoding ralBP1-associated Eps domain-containing protein 1 isoform X2 codes for MESLTLSDVEQKYYSDLFVYCDTDNTKKVASNGRVLDLFRAAQLPSEVVLQITELCGATRLGHFGRSQFYIALKLIAIAQSGLPLRVESLNSVKDLPLPRFVVGKNEAEARHAALYQDTDGQGLYPGSATSVIPRPPGRGHQNKKGPPTSTSLPVHEVIQPHGPPSIETQPEATSPVVSPHHSPPTSPLSWRKHKRQHSGGNIDRQQPVPTAAGAVWTQFREPQPVAVTGPVPGDGIWSSHSPPLPSQESWVSFTADTPPSSAMPAIHPSSVQESTTIRTVASAATTNEIHRQSSAYDDPWKITEEQRQYYINQFKTIQPDLTGFIPGSAAKEFFTKSKLPILELSHIWELSDFDKDGALTLDEFCAAFHLVVARKNGYDLPEKLPESLMPKLIDLDDSAEVPEPTADVGYSASPVEVTPNKSPSMPSLNQAWPEMNQSNEDTAIVHPVPIRMTPSKIHMQEMELKRTGSDHNHPTSPLLAKPPELNEETKLTASMKFVAANPVGDGYSSSDSFTSDQEPITRQRSQSGNSPEALKVVAPPPPPPRPHASHSRSSSLDMNRTFAAASAPGQQQANATAFPPAVPPRPLPTQSSVPHTGHRGDTDSGGASLTTTSPQQIPQQPNFADFSQFQAFAASEQPSSLPEVDKHAEPGPVDKTSEGAGPLRTVKSDGPADERTTATVNSAKGVSGPIAPPPKPVRRRLKSEDELRPEDEQHGPQKANVIAAVLATQPSIPRSVGKDKKAIQASIRRNKETNTVLARLNSELQQQLKDLLEERISLEVQLEQLRPFSHL; via the exons ATGGAAAGCCTAACCTTGAGTGATGTTGAGCAGAAGTATTACTCGGATCTGTTTGTCTATTGCGACACGGACAACACCAAAAAAGTGGCTTCAAACGGGAGAGTTCTTGACCTTTTCCGGGCGGCCCAGCTCCCCAGTGAAGTTGTCCTGCAG ATCACAGAGCTGTGTGGAGCCACTCGACTGGGGCACTTCGGCAGGAGCCAGTTCTACATCGCTCTGAAGCTAATCGCCATCGCGCAGTCAGGCCTCCCCCTCAGGGTGGAGAGCCTCAACTCGG TAAAGGACCTCCCGTTGCCACGGTTTGTTGTTGGTAAGAACGAGGCCGAGGCGAGACATGCCGCTCTGTACCAGGACACTGATGGTCAGGGCCTGTACCCCGGCTCCGCAACATCTGTAATACCACGACCTCCAGGCAGGGGGCACCAAAACAAGAAAGGACCCCCCACTTCCACCTCTCTGCCTGTTCACGAAGTCATCCAACCCCATGGGCCGCCTTCAATAGAGACACAG CCTGAAGCAACGTCCCCGGTGGTCTCCCCCCACCACTCTCCCCCCACCTCGCCTCTGTCCTGGAGGAAACACAAGCGACAGCACAGCGGGGGCAATATAGACAGACAGCAGCCAGTGCCCACTGCAGCAGGAGCAGTGTGGACACAGTTCAGAGAGCCACAACCAG TGGCTGTCACAGGTCCGGTCCCTGGAGACGGCATCTGGTCGTCCCACTCTCCCCCACTTCCCAGTCAGGAGAGCTGGGTTAGTTTCACCGCAGACACACCCCCCTCCAGCGCCATGCCTGCCATACACCCCTCGTCAGTCCAG GAAAGCACAACAATACGCACAGTGGCCTCAGCAGCAACGACCAATGAAATCCACCGACAGTCCAGTGCCTACGACGACCCCTGGAAaatcacagaggagcagagacagtaTTATATCAACCAGTTCAAAACCATTCAGCCCGATCTAACGGGATTCATACCAG GTTCAGCCGCTAAAGAGTTTTTCACCAAATCCAAACTACCCATTTTAGAGTTGTCACATATTTG GGAGCTGTCAGACTTTGATAAAGACGGAGCGTTGACCTTGGATGAGTTTTGCGCGGCCTTCCACCTCGTCGTGGCCAGAAAGAACGGTTATGACCTCCCAGAGAAACTGCCCGAGAGCCTAATGCCAAAGCTCATAGACCTGGATGACTCAGCAG AGGTCCCAGAGCCAACTGCAGATGTTGGATACTCGGCTTCGCCAGTTGAGGTGACCCCCAACAAGTCTCCATCGATGCCTTCCCTCAACCAGGCCTGGCCTGAGATGAATCAGAGCAATGAG GACACAGCCATAGTCCACCCTGTCCCCATCCGGATGACCCCCAGTAAAATCCACATGCAGGAAATGGAGCTGAAGAGAACGGGCAGCG atCATAACCACCCTACCAGTCCACTTTTGGCCAAACCTCCAGAACTGAATGAAGAAACCAAATTAACTGCATCTATGAAGTTTGTAGCAGCCAATCCTGTCG gtGATGGTTATAGCAGCTCTGATTCCTTTACGTCAGACCAGGAGCCTATCACAAGACAAAG GTCTCAGTCGGGTAACTCCCCGGAGGCACTGAAGGTggtggcccctccccctccgccCCCTCGGCCACACGCTTCTCACTCACGCTCCTCGTCTCTGGACATGAACCGCACTTTTGCCGCTGCCTCCGCCCCAGGACAACAGCAGGCCAACGCTACAGCTTTCCCCCCCGCCGTGCCTCCAAGACCCCTGCCCACACAG TCCTCAGTCCCACACACTGGTCACCGTGGTGACACAGACTCGGGCGGGGCTTCCCTCACTACCACATCTCCACAGCAAATCCCGCAGCAGCCAAACTTTGCAGACTTCAGCCAATTCCAGGCCTTTGCTGCATCAGAACAGCCGTCCAGTTTACCAGAGGTGGACAAGCACGCTGAGCCCGGACCC GTGGATAAAACGTCAGAAGGAGCTGGTCCATTGAGAACGGTTAAAAGTGATGGTCCTGCAGACGAAAGAACCACTGCCACTGTGAACTCT GCCAAAGGTGTTTCTGGTCCCATAGCGCCTCCTCCCAAACCAGTGCGCAGGAGGTTAAAATCTGAAGATGAGCTCAGACCGGAGGACGAGCAGCACGGCCCACAGAAGGCCAACGTCATAGCTGCTGTTTTAGCCACACAGCCCTCCATCCCCAG GTCCGTTGGAAAGGACAAAAAGGCAATCCAGGCATCAATCAGAAGAAACAAGGAGACAAATACAGTGCTGGCCAGGCTCAACAGTGAACTTCAACAGCAGCTCAAG GACCTGTTGGAGGAGCGGATATCTCTGGAGGTGCAGCTGGAGCAACTCAGACCCTTCTCTCACCTTTAG
- the reps1 gene encoding ralBP1-associated Eps domain-containing protein 1 isoform X1, protein MESLTLSDVEQKYYSDLFVYCDTDNTKKVASNGRVLDLFRAAQLPSEVVLQITELCGATRLGHFGRSQFYIALKLIAIAQSGLPLRVESLNSVKDLPLPRFVVGKNEAEARHAALYQDTDGQGLYPGSATSVIPRPPGRGHQNKKGPPTSTSLPVHEVIQPHGPPSIETQPEATSPVVSPHHSPPTSPLSWRKHKRQHSGGNIDRQQPVPTAAGAVWTQFREPQPVAVTGPVPGDGIWSSHSPPLPSQESWVSFTADTPPSSAMPAIHPSSVQESTTIRTVASAATTNEIHRQSSAYDDPWKITEEQRQYYINQFKTIQPDLTGFIPGSAAKEFFTKSKLPILELSHIWELSDFDKDGALTLDEFCAAFHLVVARKNGYDLPEKLPESLMPKLIDLDDSAEVPEPTADVGYSASPVEVTPNKSPSMPSLNQAWPEMNQSNEQWETFSERSSSSQTLTQFDSNIAPADPDTAIVHPVPIRMTPSKIHMQEMELKRTGSDHNHPTSPLLAKPPELNEETKLTASMKFVAANPVGDGYSSSDSFTSDQEPITRQRSQSGNSPEALKVVAPPPPPPRPHASHSRSSSLDMNRTFAAASAPGQQQANATAFPPAVPPRPLPTQSSVPHTGHRGDTDSGGASLTTTSPQQIPQQPNFADFSQFQAFAASEQPSSLPEVDKHAEPGPVDKTSEGAGPLRTVKSDGPADERTTATVNSAKGVSGPIAPPPKPVRRRLKSEDELRPEDEQHGPQKANVIAAVLATQPSIPRSVGKDKKAIQASIRRNKETNTVLARLNSELQQQLKDLLEERISLEVQLEQLRPFSHL, encoded by the exons ATGGAAAGCCTAACCTTGAGTGATGTTGAGCAGAAGTATTACTCGGATCTGTTTGTCTATTGCGACACGGACAACACCAAAAAAGTGGCTTCAAACGGGAGAGTTCTTGACCTTTTCCGGGCGGCCCAGCTCCCCAGTGAAGTTGTCCTGCAG ATCACAGAGCTGTGTGGAGCCACTCGACTGGGGCACTTCGGCAGGAGCCAGTTCTACATCGCTCTGAAGCTAATCGCCATCGCGCAGTCAGGCCTCCCCCTCAGGGTGGAGAGCCTCAACTCGG TAAAGGACCTCCCGTTGCCACGGTTTGTTGTTGGTAAGAACGAGGCCGAGGCGAGACATGCCGCTCTGTACCAGGACACTGATGGTCAGGGCCTGTACCCCGGCTCCGCAACATCTGTAATACCACGACCTCCAGGCAGGGGGCACCAAAACAAGAAAGGACCCCCCACTTCCACCTCTCTGCCTGTTCACGAAGTCATCCAACCCCATGGGCCGCCTTCAATAGAGACACAG CCTGAAGCAACGTCCCCGGTGGTCTCCCCCCACCACTCTCCCCCCACCTCGCCTCTGTCCTGGAGGAAACACAAGCGACAGCACAGCGGGGGCAATATAGACAGACAGCAGCCAGTGCCCACTGCAGCAGGAGCAGTGTGGACACAGTTCAGAGAGCCACAACCAG TGGCTGTCACAGGTCCGGTCCCTGGAGACGGCATCTGGTCGTCCCACTCTCCCCCACTTCCCAGTCAGGAGAGCTGGGTTAGTTTCACCGCAGACACACCCCCCTCCAGCGCCATGCCTGCCATACACCCCTCGTCAGTCCAG GAAAGCACAACAATACGCACAGTGGCCTCAGCAGCAACGACCAATGAAATCCACCGACAGTCCAGTGCCTACGACGACCCCTGGAAaatcacagaggagcagagacagtaTTATATCAACCAGTTCAAAACCATTCAGCCCGATCTAACGGGATTCATACCAG GTTCAGCCGCTAAAGAGTTTTTCACCAAATCCAAACTACCCATTTTAGAGTTGTCACATATTTG GGAGCTGTCAGACTTTGATAAAGACGGAGCGTTGACCTTGGATGAGTTTTGCGCGGCCTTCCACCTCGTCGTGGCCAGAAAGAACGGTTATGACCTCCCAGAGAAACTGCCCGAGAGCCTAATGCCAAAGCTCATAGACCTGGATGACTCAGCAG AGGTCCCAGAGCCAACTGCAGATGTTGGATACTCGGCTTCGCCAGTTGAGGTGACCCCCAACAAGTCTCCATCGATGCCTTCCCTCAACCAGGCCTGGCCTGAGATGAATCAGAGCAATGAG CAGTGGGAGACGTTTAGCGAGCGCTCCTCCAGCTCACAAACTCTGACCCAATTTGACTCTAATATTGCACCAGCTGACCCT GACACAGCCATAGTCCACCCTGTCCCCATCCGGATGACCCCCAGTAAAATCCACATGCAGGAAATGGAGCTGAAGAGAACGGGCAGCG atCATAACCACCCTACCAGTCCACTTTTGGCCAAACCTCCAGAACTGAATGAAGAAACCAAATTAACTGCATCTATGAAGTTTGTAGCAGCCAATCCTGTCG gtGATGGTTATAGCAGCTCTGATTCCTTTACGTCAGACCAGGAGCCTATCACAAGACAAAG GTCTCAGTCGGGTAACTCCCCGGAGGCACTGAAGGTggtggcccctccccctccgccCCCTCGGCCACACGCTTCTCACTCACGCTCCTCGTCTCTGGACATGAACCGCACTTTTGCCGCTGCCTCCGCCCCAGGACAACAGCAGGCCAACGCTACAGCTTTCCCCCCCGCCGTGCCTCCAAGACCCCTGCCCACACAG TCCTCAGTCCCACACACTGGTCACCGTGGTGACACAGACTCGGGCGGGGCTTCCCTCACTACCACATCTCCACAGCAAATCCCGCAGCAGCCAAACTTTGCAGACTTCAGCCAATTCCAGGCCTTTGCTGCATCAGAACAGCCGTCCAGTTTACCAGAGGTGGACAAGCACGCTGAGCCCGGACCC GTGGATAAAACGTCAGAAGGAGCTGGTCCATTGAGAACGGTTAAAAGTGATGGTCCTGCAGACGAAAGAACCACTGCCACTGTGAACTCT GCCAAAGGTGTTTCTGGTCCCATAGCGCCTCCTCCCAAACCAGTGCGCAGGAGGTTAAAATCTGAAGATGAGCTCAGACCGGAGGACGAGCAGCACGGCCCACAGAAGGCCAACGTCATAGCTGCTGTTTTAGCCACACAGCCCTCCATCCCCAG GTCCGTTGGAAAGGACAAAAAGGCAATCCAGGCATCAATCAGAAGAAACAAGGAGACAAATACAGTGCTGGCCAGGCTCAACAGTGAACTTCAACAGCAGCTCAAG GACCTGTTGGAGGAGCGGATATCTCTGGAGGTGCAGCTGGAGCAACTCAGACCCTTCTCTCACCTTTAG
- the abracl gene encoding costars family protein ABRACL, whose amino-acid sequence MNVEHEVKLLVEEIQRLGEKNANGQMSVKFGVLFSDDRCANIFEALVGTLKAAKKRKLVTYEGELLLQGVHDNVEIILLQA is encoded by the exons atgaatgtagaACATGAAGTGAAGTTGCTGGTGGAGGAAATCCAGAGACTTGGTGAAAAGA ATGCTAATGGCCAGATGTCTGTGAAGTTTGGAGTTCTATTCAGTGATGACCGATGTGCTAACATCTTCGAGGCTCTGGTGGGCACCCTGAAAGCGGCCAAGAAGAGAAAACTGGTCACTTATGAAGGTGAACTGCTTCTTCAGGGAGTTCATGACAATGTGGAAATTATCCTGCTGCAAGCGTGA